Genomic segment of Pseudomonas iranensis:
CCAGTTGCAGCTCGAAACTGGCGCGGGTCTTCAGGCTGGAATTGAAGAAATGCAGACCGTTGCGCCCGGCGCCTTTGGATTGGTACAAGGCCAGGTCGGCGTGTTTGAGCAGCTCTTCGCAAGTGGTGCCGTCTTCGGGAAACAGGCTGATGCCGATGCTGGTGGTCATCACCATGCGCCGGCCGGCCAGTTCGATCGGCTCTTTCATCTTGTGCATGATGCGCTGCGCCATACCGCGCGCCTCTTCGCGGTCACGCAGGCTGATGAGTATGCAGAATTCGTCGCCGCCGAACCGCGCGACCACGTCTTCATGGCTGCGCACCGAGCTTTTGATGTGCTGGGCGATGACTTTGAGCAGCGCGTCGCCGGCGTCATGGCCAAGGCTGTCGTTGATGCGCTTGAAGTGGTCAATGTCGAGAAACATCACCGCGAGCATGCCGCCCTCGCTGGTTTTCTGGCTGAGCTTCTCGGCGAACATCTGGTTGAAACCACGGCGGTTGATCAGGTTGGTCAGCGCGTCGTAATTGGCCGCTTGCTGCAAAGACATGCGCGCCTGATCGAGTTGGCTGAGCAGGGCGTTGAGCCGGCGCAGGTCGTTTTCCTTGTTCTGCAGCTTTTTGTCGGCGAGGGCGGCGCTGATCGCACTGCCGAGAATCAACAGGATGATCAGCGCTACGGTCAGGCCCAGTTGCAGATGGCCGGTGTCGCCACCGCTCGCTGCCAGAGCGCCTTCTGGAAGCACCAGATCCAGCGCAGCCATGCCGGTGAAGTGCATGCTGATAATGCCGGCGCCGAGAATCAGCGCCGCGCTGTACTTGAGCAATTGATGCGCGACGCCGCTGCCTTCGCTGAGATAGCGCGCCACCCACAGCGCGGTGAAACTGGCGCCGATGGCAATCAGCACCGACAGCGCGAACAGCCCTGGCTGATAGTAGGCGGTGGCGCTCGACTTCATCGCGGCCATGCCGACGTAATGCATGCCAGCGATGCCCAAACCGATGACACACGCGGTCTTCAGGCAATGCAACGCGCTCGGCTGCACCTCACTGAGGGTGTGCATGGCCAGCCAAGAGGCGAGCAGGGCGATCAGCAACGACAGGAGGGTAATGCCGAGGTCGTACTGAATATCGATGGGGGTCTGGAAGGCCAGCATGCCGATGAAGTGCATGGCCCAGATGCCGCCGGCCAGGCAGGTCGCGCCGATCCAGCGCCAGATTCGCCGCGACCCCGGATCTTCGGCATGCACCAGGCGCTCTGCCATGTCCAGGGTGGCGAAGCTCGCTGCACAGGCGACCAGATAGGCCACCATCACCAGCAGAGGATTGTGACTGCAATCAAGGAGAATCTGCCCGCTCGCCGGCAGCTCGGCAACAAACTGCAAACCAAGCCACTCCATAGCATGCCCCGTCTCGGATTCATCTGGCCCGTGCGTCAATCAACGCAGGCGAATGAAAGCAGTATAGAGGCGGTTTCCCGGCTGCAAGCCGTAGTGGCACATTGGTGGTAATGATTTTGCCATTAGGCTCATAGCGATTCGCGCTAACGCTCAGGCAATGCGCTCCAGCGGCAGGTCGTTCCAGTGTGGCGGCAAGGGTGGCAGGCCGTGGGCGGCGCGGGCCTTGTCGCAGTCGGGATTGTGCTCGCCGTTCTCCCACGACGCCTCGAACTCGCGGCAGGTGCTCGAGCGCTTGTCATAGATCGTGCAGGCCACAGCGCTGCCGACCTCACCCGCCAGCGACATGCAACGCGCCGGTTTGCGATCGGTGCCGATCATTGCCACCCGGCTCGGAGTGATCTGCGCGACCAGTTCATCGGGCACCGTCCCGCCAGCGGATGAGCACTCACCCCAGAAAAAAGACACGCGAAAGTGGGAACAGCAGGCACCGCAATTCAGACACGGACTGGCTTCGGACATGGGCGGGGGTATCAAAGGGATTGATCGGAAGATCCGGACGGATCCGGCGGCCATTCTAGGCTTTGCCATGGCGTTGGGAAGGGGGGCGCGAAACTATTTTTTTGTCGCCGGATTTTGCCGCGAAAGCCCCGTATGGCGGGGGATTCCAGACTTATCAAGGGCTTACGTTTCGTTACAGTGCGATGGGTCGATATCAGGCTGACGAATGATGACAGACAGCCCCCGTGCGGCTGACTAGATTGCAGGTTCCGGGCTCGACGCGCTGGCAGTGAAGCCCTCATAACAATAAAGAGACGGACCCATGCAGAACTCGACCCAAGCGGCGAATGCCTGGCGCATTCTGTTCCTGCTGTTCCTCGCCAACCTGTTCAATTTCTTCGATCGCACCATCCCGGCGATCATCATCGAACCGATCCGCATGGAATGGCACCTCAGCGACTTTCAGCTGGGCATCATCGGCACTGCGTTCACCATTGTTTACGCGATTGCCGGCCTGCCACTCGGGCGCATGGCCGACACCGGTTCACGCAGCAAGCTGATGGGCTGGGGCCTGGCGACCTGGAGTGCGCTGACTGCGGTCAACGGCATGGTCGGCAGTTTCTGGAGTTTCCTCATCGTGCGCATGGGCATCGGCATCGGCGAAGCCAGTTACGCACCAGCGGCCAACTCGCTGATCGGCGATCTGTTTCCCGCACACCGTCGGGCGCGGGCGATGGGTATTTTCATGCTTGGCCTGCCGCTGGGGCTGCTGCTGGCGTTCTTCACCATCGGCGCGATGGTCAAGGCGTTCGACAGCTGGCGCGCGCCGTTCTTCATCGCTGCCGTGCCGGGGCTGATCCTCGCGGTGTTCATGTTCTTCATCAAAGAGCCGAAACGCGGAGCGGCTGAAACCGTGCAGGTCTCGCAAGAGAAAGTCGACAAACCGATCCGCCGCGTCCTCGCCGTGCCGACCTTCCTGTGGCTGGTGATGGCCGGGCTGTGCTTCAACTTCGCGACCTATGCCTGCAACTCGTTTCTGGTGCCGATGCTGCAGCGCTATTTCCTCATGCCGTTGCAGGAGGCGGCGGTGGCCACCGGTGTCATCGTTGGCGTGACGGGATTGGTCGGGCTGACCCTTGGCGGCTGGATCGCCGACAAGATTCATCAGCGCTTCGCCAGTGGGCGGCTGTTGTTTGCCGCGTTCAGCCTGATCATTTCAACGTTGTGCACAGCCTGGGCGCTGCATGCCGGGCGCATCGAGATCGGTGTGTTCGTCGCGGTATTCAGCGTCGGCTGGCTGTTCGCCTACAACTTCTATACCTGCGTGTACACGGCAATTCAGGACGTCGTCGAACCGCGCCTGCGGGCCACGGCGATGGCGTTGTTCTTTGCCGGTCTGTATCTGCTCGGCGGCGGGTTGGGGCCAGTGGTGGTGGGTGGGCTGTCGGATCACTTCGCGCACACGGCGATGCTGGCGGCGGGGGCTGAGCAGATGACCGAAGCGTTCAAGGCTGTCGGCCTGCATGACGCGATGTACCTGATCCCGGTGGCGCTGTTCCTGACGATGGTCTTTCTGTTTCTGGCATCGCGGTGTTTTGTTCGCGATGCACAGCGGATGAAGGAGGGATTGGTGGCGGTGGTTGAGCCAGAAATTTCTGCGGCGACTGCCTGACCGTTTTCGCGAGCAGGCTCGCTCCCACATGATCGTTCCCACGCTCTGCGTGGGAATGCCTCAAGGGACGCTCTGCGTTCCAGCTTCGGTAGGGACGCGGAGCGTCCCGGGCTGCATTCCCACGCAGAGCGTGGGAACGATCGGCCCGCATCACTGCGGGCCTCTTGGTTTTCAGCGGTGGAGCAGGGCGGTTTAACCCGCCACCAGCACCCGAATCGCTTCCAGGCGCAACGCCGCTTTGTCGAGCATTGCCAGACCCTGCTCACGCTGAGTGCGCAACGCCTCCAGTTCGCTGTCACGCACGGTCGGGTTGACCGCTTGCAACGCGGTCAGGCGCGCCAGTTCTTCGTCAGTGTCGGCGGCCAGACGACGGCGCGCTTCGGCCACACGCTCGGCGTGACGCGGGGCGATCTTTTCTTCGCCGGCGTTGATCCGTGGCGTCAATTGATCGCGCTGGGCCTGGATGAACTTGTTGGCGCTGGCCCGTGGCACGCTTTCCAGCTGATCGTTGAGGGTTTCGAACGACACCCGTGGCGACAGGTCATTACCATTGGCATCGAGCAGGCAACGCAGCGCCGCCGGTGGCAGGTAGCGACCCAGTTGCAGCGAGCGCGGTGCGACCACTTCGCTGACGTACAGCAATTCCAGCAACACGGTGCCCGGCTTCAGCGCCTTGTTCTTGATCAGCGCGACGGCGGTGTTGCCCATCGAACCGGACAGCACCAGGTCCATGCCGCCCTGCACCATAGGGTGTTCCCAGGTGATGAACTGCATGTCTTCGCGCGACAGCGCCTGATTGCGGTCGTAGGTGATGGTCACGCCTTCGTCGTCGCCCAGCGGGAAACTGGCGTCGAGCATCTTCTCGCTCGGCTTGAGGATCAGAGCGTTTTCCGAATGGTCTTCGCTGTCGATGCCGAAGGCGTCGAACAGGGTTTCCATGTAGATCGGCAGGGCGAACTGGTCGTCCTGCTCGAGGATCGCTTCTACCAGCGCTTCACCTTCGCCAGCGCCGCCGGAATTCAATTCCAGCAAACGGTCGCGGCCGGTGTGCAGCTCGGCTTCGAGACGCTCACGCTCGGCCCGTGCTTCGTCGATCAGCGCTTGCCACTCGCCGTCATCGGCTTCTTCGAGCAGCGGCAGCAGGCGTGGGCCGAACTGATGCTGCAAGGCGTTGCCGGTCGGGCAGGTGTTGAGGAAGGCGTTGAGCGCTTCGTGGTACCACTGGAACAGGCGCTGTTGCGGGCTGGTTTCCAGGTATGGCACGTGCAGTTCGATGATGTGCTTCTGGCCGATCCGGTCAAGACGGCCGATGCGCTGTTCGAGCAGGTCCGGGTGCGACGGCAGATCGAACAGCACCAGGTGGTGAGCGAACTGGAAGTTGCGACCCTCACTGCCGATCTCCGAGCAGATCAGCACCTGCGCGCCGAATTCTTCGTCGGCGAAGTAGGCGGCGGCGCGGTCACGCTCGAGGATGTTCATGCCTTCGTGGAACACCGTGGCCGGGATGCCGGAACGCACGCGCAACGCGTCTTCCAGGTCCATCGCGGTTTCGGCGTGGGCGCAGATCACCAGCACTTTGGTGCGCTTGAGCATTTTCAGCTGATCGATCAGCCACTCGACGCGCGGGTCGAATTTCCACCAGCGCTCTTCTTCGCTGGCGTCCGGCTGGGCCTGGAAGCTGACTTCCGGGTACAGCTCGGCGTGTTCGCCCAGCGGCAGTTCGAGGTATTCGTCCGGGCACGGCAGCGGGTATGGATGCAGTTTTCGCTCCGGGAAACCCTGCACAGCGGCGCGGGTGTTGCGGAACAGCACGCGGCCGGTGCCGTGGCGATCAAGCAGTTCACGGACGAGGCGGGCGCTGGCTTCAGTATCGCCATCGTTGACGGCGGTGAGCAGGGCTTCGCCTTCATTGCCGAGGAAACCGTGAATGGTCTTGTGCGCCTCGGCGGAGAGACGGCCCTTGTCGAGCAGTTCCTGCACCGCTTCGGCCACAGGGCGATAGTTGTCGCTCTCGGCGCGGAACGCGGCCAGGTCGTGGAAACGATTCGGGTCAAGCAGGCGCAGACGGGCGAAGTGGCTGTCCTGACCGAGTTGTTCCGGGGTGGCGGTGAGCAGCAGCACGCCGGGAATCACTTCGGCCAGTTGCTCGACCAGCGAGTATTCCGCGCTGGCCTTGTCTTCATGCCAGACCAGGTGGTGCGCTTCGTCGACCACCATCAGGTCCCAACCAGCGGCGAACAAGGCGTCCTGTGCCTTCTCGTCGTCGACCAGCCACTCCAGCGCGACCAGCGCCAGTTGCGTGTCTTCGAACGGGTTGGTGGCATCGCTTTCGATAAAGCGTTCTTCGTCGAACAGCGCGACCTGCAGATTGAAACGGCGGCGCATCTCCACCAGCCACTGATGCTGGAGGTTTTCCGGGACCAGAATCAGCACGCGATTGGCGCGGCCCGAGAGCAGCTGGCGGTGGATGACCAGACCGGCTTCGATGGTCTTACCCAGACCCACTTCGTCCGCCAGCAATACACGCGGGGCGATACGGTCGGCGACTTCGCGGGCGATGTGCAACTGGTGCGCGATCGGTTGCGCACGCACGCCACCCAAGCCCCACAGCGAGGACTGCAACTGGCGGCTGGTGTGTTCAAGAGTGTTGTAGCGCAGGGAGAACCACGGCAGCGGGTCGATCTGTCCGGCGAACAGGCGGTCGCTGGCCAGACGGAACTGAATGAAGTTCGACAGCTGGGTTTCCGGCAGCGTGACGACCTCGTTCTGCCCGTTGAGGCCGTGATAGACCATCAGCCCGTCGACGTCGTCGACCTGCTGCACGGTCATCTTCCAGCCTTCGAAATGGGTGATGGAGTCGCCCGGCGAAAACCGCACGCGGGTCAGGGGCGCATTCCGTAGCGCGTACTGGCGGGTTTCGCCAGTGGCCGGGTAAAGCACGGTCAGCAAGCGGCCGTCCTGTGCCAGAACGGTGCCTAAACCAAGCTCTGCTTCGCTGTCACTGATCCAGCGTTGCCCCGGTTGATACTGCTGCGCCATGCTGCCTGACTCCCACCTTGAAAAAGCGGGCTATCTTAACGGAATGCGACCCTGA
This window contains:
- the rapA gene encoding RNA polymerase-associated protein RapA, with protein sequence MAQQYQPGQRWISDSEAELGLGTVLAQDGRLLTVLYPATGETRQYALRNAPLTRVRFSPGDSITHFEGWKMTVQQVDDVDGLMVYHGLNGQNEVVTLPETQLSNFIQFRLASDRLFAGQIDPLPWFSLRYNTLEHTSRQLQSSLWGLGGVRAQPIAHQLHIAREVADRIAPRVLLADEVGLGKTIEAGLVIHRQLLSGRANRVLILVPENLQHQWLVEMRRRFNLQVALFDEERFIESDATNPFEDTQLALVALEWLVDDEKAQDALFAAGWDLMVVDEAHHLVWHEDKASAEYSLVEQLAEVIPGVLLLTATPEQLGQDSHFARLRLLDPNRFHDLAAFRAESDNYRPVAEAVQELLDKGRLSAEAHKTIHGFLGNEGEALLTAVNDGDTEASARLVRELLDRHGTGRVLFRNTRAAVQGFPERKLHPYPLPCPDEYLELPLGEHAELYPEVSFQAQPDASEEERWWKFDPRVEWLIDQLKMLKRTKVLVICAHAETAMDLEDALRVRSGIPATVFHEGMNILERDRAAAYFADEEFGAQVLICSEIGSEGRNFQFAHHLVLFDLPSHPDLLEQRIGRLDRIGQKHIIELHVPYLETSPQQRLFQWYHEALNAFLNTCPTGNALQHQFGPRLLPLLEEADDGEWQALIDEARAERERLEAELHTGRDRLLELNSGGAGEGEALVEAILEQDDQFALPIYMETLFDAFGIDSEDHSENALILKPSEKMLDASFPLGDDEGVTITYDRNQALSREDMQFITWEHPMVQGGMDLVLSGSMGNTAVALIKNKALKPGTVLLELLYVSEVVAPRSLQLGRYLPPAALRCLLDANGNDLSPRVSFETLNDQLESVPRASANKFIQAQRDQLTPRINAGEEKIAPRHAERVAEARRRLAADTDEELARLTALQAVNPTVRDSELEALRTQREQGLAMLDKAALRLEAIRVLVAG
- a CDS encoding spinster family MFS transporter, with the translated sequence MQNSTQAANAWRILFLLFLANLFNFFDRTIPAIIIEPIRMEWHLSDFQLGIIGTAFTIVYAIAGLPLGRMADTGSRSKLMGWGLATWSALTAVNGMVGSFWSFLIVRMGIGIGEASYAPAANSLIGDLFPAHRRARAMGIFMLGLPLGLLLAFFTIGAMVKAFDSWRAPFFIAAVPGLILAVFMFFIKEPKRGAAETVQVSQEKVDKPIRRVLAVPTFLWLVMAGLCFNFATYACNSFLVPMLQRYFLMPLQEAAVATGVIVGVTGLVGLTLGGWIADKIHQRFASGRLLFAAFSLIISTLCTAWALHAGRIEIGVFVAVFSVGWLFAYNFYTCVYTAIQDVVEPRLRATAMALFFAGLYLLGGGLGPVVVGGLSDHFAHTAMLAAGAEQMTEAFKAVGLHDAMYLIPVALFLTMVFLFLASRCFVRDAQRMKEGLVAVVEPEISAATA
- a CDS encoding YkgJ family cysteine cluster protein; the encoded protein is MSEASPCLNCGACCSHFRVSFFWGECSSAGGTVPDELVAQITPSRVAMIGTDRKPARCMSLAGEVGSAVACTIYDKRSSTCREFEASWENGEHNPDCDKARAAHGLPPLPPHWNDLPLERIA
- a CDS encoding putative bifunctional diguanylate cyclase/phosphodiesterase, giving the protein MEWLGLQFVAELPASGQILLDCSHNPLLVMVAYLVACAASFATLDMAERLVHAEDPGSRRIWRWIGATCLAGGIWAMHFIGMLAFQTPIDIQYDLGITLLSLLIALLASWLAMHTLSEVQPSALHCLKTACVIGLGIAGMHYVGMAAMKSSATAYYQPGLFALSVLIAIGASFTALWVARYLSEGSGVAHQLLKYSAALILGAGIISMHFTGMAALDLVLPEGALAASGGDTGHLQLGLTVALIILLILGSAISAALADKKLQNKENDLRRLNALLSQLDQARMSLQQAANYDALTNLINRRGFNQMFAEKLSQKTSEGGMLAVMFLDIDHFKRINDSLGHDAGDALLKVIAQHIKSSVRSHEDVVARFGGDEFCILISLRDREEARGMAQRIMHKMKEPIELAGRRMVMTTSIGISLFPEDGTTCEELLKHADLALYQSKGAGRNGLHFFNSSLKTRASFELQLEEELRSALRQDHALMLYYQPIFEVKTGRVTKLEALIRWQHPVHGLLTPDRFISIAENNGLIAELDNWVLRRACKDLGELSRHGCAELKIAWNCSPLNLAREELAEEIEHALRTAGVAPERLELEVTENALMGNIANTLVLLRQIRALGVSLSIDDFGTGYSSLAYLKRLPLNTLKIDRSFILDIPTATADMEIVQAIIVMAHTLHLQVVTEGVESLEQYEFLERSGCDFIQGYLLSRPVPLDELRAVLDEINQRKPVLGVNPLSLARDTFAPASLDPSLKSLAPHAGASIVRPIR